AGTGGCTATTACTTGGCTGCCTGAGGAGGTTTTAGGTTAGGTGTGTTGGAAAACTTGGGAgagcatcatatgcgcagcggaaacaCAAAATAGAAATCAATTTTTTCATAAATAGATTTATATCAAATCATGTGCGACGATTGggagcaaaaataataataaaattaaaaactgCTTAAGACATGAGACAATCTCACTTAAGGGAACTTGTATATCCCTAATATGTAGATCTCAGTTTATGGATGAAGGAGATCTCACATTCTCTTCTTTAACGGTGATTCACACGACGGATGAAGTAACAACGCAACAGGGGTAGTCATTCTTGCTACCCTCTCGCACTAGAGAGAGGGCAATCGGTTGAGAAAGAAGCAGGCAAAGAAGGATAAGGGGCGGTAGGTAAGGGTTCCTGTCTTATAACCCTTTTATAGAGAACTCCTATAGCTAACCCTgatagatcctgccctattgattattggatctctatcaaatTATCTCTAGCTTAATGAAAATTATATCTCTATCAAATTATCCACTATAAGCTCTTATTATGTCTCACCCAAcggatccaataaaataggggtttATTAGATATCACATATTAAATCCTCTATTCGTCGTGTtatctatcatatatgtgtgatcctCTATGCTCAATGTCAAGTTACCCATGAGTTGCATATGTCAGAACTCATTTTGACTCATAACTTCTTCTGATTCAGTGAATTATCAtcccataataattcatttaacTCATTGACTATAGACATACTATGCCATTACACCATAATTTCTCAAACAATACATGAGGATCTAGTTCATTGGACCTATATACCCTCAATTACTATGtttttatagtctctcatccatctaatatcttagagaacgAATATTGGGTTTAGTGCTATCAGACCCTTacggaatctactcgagtctcgttctattcaaattctctcagagaactcctttcttaatccaaatgaccatAGCCATAGATTTACCTAAGcgagaacacatgagacattcctctcatgacaccaagagcggatAATTCTCTATTAATACTAAATTATCCTAGTAAGGTTAGTTACTACTTCAGATGATCGATTgtgttagatctagaacttctagatctataagtctagtatcaaattgtggagcactcatataggacatcattggtaTACCAAGTCTAAAAACTAAACACACAATTAGGACCACAAAACTATTATCTGATAATGAATATCATTAACAATCTAGCATTCCATGAGTagatcattcagtgaactcattcttcaatgagcacctgcactatacccctagtatccccatacaaatagctataagactagttgtctctttcacatgaattagtatataatacactagtctAATTGGTTATCTCGAAATCTCTCTCGAGTAAGTTATGATCAGGAATATTTAAAGTTTATGTTAATAGacgaattggtcttattatcatgatctcattatgatccaattctcattgcacaaatccaagggtatcataatatatttatcatccaatataaagtaaaaaaatatcatcataataataacaaaaaaaattgtataatgtatcacacgtatcatcactaacgtgattggcttacaaagcatatgcaactagTAAGGTGGTGCCCCTTCAAACAATAAAGGTTCGAAGGAGCACTACTTTTTTATGAGCATCAGTCGGGAATGGGGATTCACCCTCACTTTGTCAACATGGAACACCGATAACACTCTTTTTATATTAGATGAGGAGGCGATTCATGTACATCACTTGAGAGAGATTCTTTCCTCTTTCGAGATGATAAGGAAGATGAATGAGGATTGGTTAGTCAAGGCAGCCTCAACTCGGCCCCATTGGGTACGACCCAAaccttttttttctctatttgacttttgtttttaatcttaTATTGCAGCATGAATTGTCTCTAGATATGCACTTACAACACTTAAAGAAGGGGTCGGGCTCCACTTCAAGCATTGCATGGCCTCGATCAACCTAGGCGACAACCTGAGAGCCATTTGTGGAGCCAATTAATCCACCTCGGTCGGGTCGCGATAGTGTTGAGTGACCCAGAAAGATGCTCAAGGCCTTATTGTAGAAGGCCTCACATACCAAGAAGAGGAACATTATAGAAGGTTCGACTCAAAGGATCGGCTCATTCCTCGAAGGCACCTATAGGAGGTTGAGGTTCTATGCCCCAAGGGTTCAACTTGGGGAATCGAACACCTCCAACTACTCCTGTAGGAGGTCAAAATCCCATGACGGGTTTGGGAAAGAAGATGGTGAGGCTGCGATCGATGTGGGACTTGTATAGGGGTAAATCCCTACCCTTCATGACCTTGTAGATGGTCGACCTCATTGATGAACCTTAAAAGTGATGACTCTCCATAAATCCCTCGTACACTTCGACCAATGCCCTCTCGACCTCTTATGATGATAGCAACAAAGGAAGGGTTGGCTGAAGGATATACGGTATAGATGATCATTAATTATACAATAATATGCTTGGTAGCATTTGACCCTTTGAGTCGTGAGGTACAAGCTCAACACTTCGCCCAGGATAGAGGACGAGAGCTATGACAACTAGGCGAGGTAACGCTTTAGTCCTTCGAATGCATCCTAACATGCCTTGATCTATAGGAAACTCTTTGGATTCTATGGTGCTTGGAAAAAAGATAAATACTTATCTCTAGATCAGGATATAAACCAATCGAACACTGCTAGTCATCCCGTTAATTATTGTGCCTCCTTCACGGACCAAGGTGGGTGCATCTCGGTTATGGTATAGATCTTTACGGGGTTTGCATCTATTCCCTTTTGTTAGGGAGGATGTTCAAATTGTGTTGGGCGACATCTAGATCAATGCCCAGCATGTCCTTTGGCGACCAAGTGAATACCTCAGAATTTTTTCCGAGGAAGTTGATTAGTTATATATGCTCCTCCTCAAGGAGAGCTGCTCCAACCTTAATGACTTGATCAGGTCAGGTCTTGTTCAGTGGTGCCTCGATCAGTTGTTTCTTCGACTCTGGGTGCAGGAGCGACTTGTCAAAATCTCAAGGATCCATCGGCAATGGCTCGGACTTGGCTTTCCTCGATAGTGAGTTTGCCATCATGTAGCATTGTCAGGATCCGCTTGGGTTGTTCATTAGTTCTTCGACACTAGCCCTCGTTGGGAACTTTATCATCATATGATATGTGGATAGCATCACTTTCAATCGGTTGAGAGTGGGTCGACTAATAATTACATTGTAGGTCGAGGGAATGTCCACTACAATGAATTTGGTCGTCAACGTCTTGAAGTATGGCTCCTCTCCGAAAGTGATATATGGGTTCACAGTCCCAAGCAGGCAAATAGAATTGCCCATAAATCCCATTAGCGAAGATGATATTGGGGAGAGGTCGTAAGTTGACAATTTGAGCTTTTGAAATGCATCGAAATAAAATATGTCAACGAAGCTATCTGTGTCGATCATGACCCTTTTCACCCAAGCGTTGATCATCCTTAGAGACCACTAATATGTCATCATGGTTCGGGTTGAGGTACTTCATCTCCTTTTTAAAAAAAGTAATTTCAACACCGCTTTCTTTTCTCGAGTGTTTTTCGATTGTAGTTTAGGCGTAAGCTTTGTGTCCCGAGGAATTGCCCCCCCGCCCCTCCTTCGGTGGGTCCATTGACGATGATATCATTTTATCATTCCACCAGGCCTTATGAGTGAGGCAAGGGTTCTTAGGGTTTATAAAGGAACCTACCGAGATGCACTAGTAAATGAGCTCCTTAATCTAGTTCTTTAAATTGCGGCACCTTTAGTGTCATGATCTTAGTCTTGGTGGAATCAACAATACTTCGATTTGTCTCTTTTTTTCAAGGGGGGCCTTATCGACAGTGGTTTTTTTAGAAATCCTTTCTCCCTTATCTGCAAGAATAGAGCGATATTTAAGCTAGGAAAGTTGCGGTGTGCTCCACTAGGTTAGAGCGACCGTTAAAAGCTTCTAGCGATGGAGGCAAAAGTTCGTCATGATTGACTTCTCCTGAATGCTTTGGATGAATGAGAAATGACTCGAGGTGGGGTTGTCTGCGCCTTCCCCTTTTGATTGTTAGAACTCTTGTTGTATTTTTTTCTAAACGCTAATCCATTTGTCGTAGTTGGGCCTTTAGGGTGTCATTCATCGAGTTTGCCAATTAGGTCTCCAACTTGAGTAAGGTTAGCCTGTGGTGCTTCGGTTGGCATTTTGGGTGATCGGGGGCAGTCCTAGGCTATCGATATTGGGTCGATTGGGAAAACCCTAGAGGGCATGGGTGCAAGTGGTGGTTGAAGCATTGGTCACGGTTGTGAAGGTGGTGTTGCATGTTGAGCCAACTGGGGCAAAAGTGGGACAATGGCTTACATCATTCCTGTAAGGGTCTGCACTTAGTACATGAGATTCAGAAAGGCTTTGACAACCATGTGTCCCATGCTCACCCTGGGAGGCGAGAGTTCAAGGTTATTGAACATGTGTTAGTAACGCCTCGATGTTTGAGTTGAGATGATACATCCACATAAGGCAAGGAGGGCAGCTATCCTCGTTACATGAAGATACTGTGAGAGGGTTCACGGGTGAACGCTCTTGCGACATTTAAGGTCCTctttctagtgccaaaatgttatGGTCTGAGTATCGTCGATCGTGAGTCGAAATGGCCTGGTCTTATCCCGAGGGCACAAAGTCATCCGAGGAACCCTCGGGGTAGCCCTAAGCAATAGTTGACGTAGCACCGTGGTATTTAAGATGGCTTTTGAGGTGATCTTCATGGTGGCTTCTAAGGATTCTAAGTGGTCTCAAGGTCGAATTGAGGAGGATTTCGGTCTCATTGGTggattcctatacaaaggttagtgTCGATGGGAGCTTCTTGACTTGACCCCTTCGATGCTCAAGTTAGCTCTTTGGGGGGTTGTATGGAACATGAAGGATTTTCGAAAAAAAGGTTCGACCCATAGGCAAGCACCGAGGGTTGGCATTTATACATTGGTGACCGAGGGGGTTACTTGTAACCATAGTAACAATCACCATTTAGCATTTTGTCCAAGAGAGCGATAAGCCCGAACAACCTCGGTTGTCATCTACAATGGCCGATTGAGGGGGAACATGCTTGAATGATCATCCAAGGACCACTATCCACGATGGCCAATAAAATCAGCCCAAACGGTCTCCTATGAACTATTGTCCATGGGCCCCAACAAGCTATTATTGCTCCCACATCGTTGCCGAGTGGGGAATGACTTGGCTCTCATCCTTCACGTTGGCATTTCGATGGTGGTTAATTGTCGAACTGATTTGGTTTgctaaaatattttctatcaaatactaatatatttattaaaaaataattatgtttGACAGAGTTTGAACCTtcgtttgtttttgtttttgacaTTGGTTGATTCGATATGGTTTTAATAGTTATTAGTATATTGATATATACTACactattatatattataaaattattttcaagacttATGTATACATATAGTGAAAATCGATTATCAAATCGATATGTATtgatttgaataaaataataaatattatataatttctcATGATAATGATTTAAACGTTCGGTGATGCATCCCCCACCACACAAAACCTACGTACGATTTTTCAATCACAATAAATGATTTCTAGAGGGAGAGTTTGGGGGTTGGGAGTGCCAATTATATGAATAGCTATTTAAGAAAAGGAAAGCATGGATCAAGCAATAATACAAAAGCATTGGTTGGTGGCCTCTTATTCTAAGATGGTAGTTGCACACCAATCGCGAGTTTTGATCGACAACATTCCATCTAATATTcaataaggagagagagagagagagagagagagagagagattttgcaTACAACGAATACTTTGTGTtataatgattttaaaatattttaacattATGTTATATTATACCATTCTCTTATTCCATGCAAATGTCCTTTTGGTAAAATTTATGTTTAATATTTCAACTAAATATATGTTATTATTCGAATTGGACAGAAGTTTTCTTTACCTATTAAAAATTATACGAAGAAAATTATCACATCTAATGATATAGTGATAAGCGATCGACGTTGATGACTCTATGTGATCgaaaataattaaaagattatgattttattataattatcataTGTTCCGATGGTTTTAATACTGAAttattattcaaaataatatctttttttgaCTATTAATGTCGGACTATAATGATTACCCAATTCTAACATGTGAATTCATTGAATTTTTACCAAAATATAGTGATGAGATAGATGTTTGGTCGataaagaatttttattttattttatttttcatcaaaattagaAACCACAATTTACGAtagtatatttttctttaaaataaaatcgaaaaatatattaAGCCTAAATTTTGATGTAGATAAAATACCATTAACAGCCCATTGAATGTGTCACTATCTCTCGTTGCCTTCAAAGAAACTTCACCAACAACCTTTCattattttcttctttgcttCCCCTCTCTAAACTTCATCAACAAGAAGGTCCCCATGGAATCATATGCATGGAATCAATTATCTGGCAATGGTGAGGGTAAAAGATGGAATCATAAAGCATAAAGCCACCATGCACTATTGCACTCTAAGTTGAAGTGCCATCTAAATTGCACCATTAGAGAACATTTCTTGCATGGTTCACATGTTCTTGGTTTTATCCAAATGGTGCAAttgggatagagagagagagagagagagagagagatcctttctttcttcttcttttattctttttaggGTCAACATTGTTATGATCATGAGTGGGGTATAACTTAACCTAATTAATTGGTTAAATCAATAACTGGATAaaacaatgaaaaaaaattagtaaatcaatcaaaaatttctgagaaaaaaaactatatttattatttatgtaagaaattattattAGGTTATATGCAGAGGtattaaaaaggaaagaaagaaagaaagagcaaATAGTCAAATATATTGTACCTGTTTATCAGATACCCATCGTTTACCCTCCGGGGGTTGGACAGGTAAGGCGGGACCCAAATTTAGGGCCTCGGGAATTCCATGGAATGTCCCATCGATAAATACGTCATCATCGTACAGTTTTGCGCAACCCGTTTTGCGTATACCCCTTACCGTACCTTCCTATTAGTGGATAGACAAAAGCAAGGCCCACGTGGCAAAGCCACAGATCCTCTCAGGTACGCGTGGGAGTGAATCGATACTTGGAAAATACGCGAGTAATAAAGATCATTCCCAAAATGGCCCTCACCACAATCCTCTTGCGCTGCGCGTGTCTATCCACCACTCCTCACGTGTTATATGGAATGACAAAACTACCCTCATCTTCCTATCCCGTTCTCTCTTCCCCCTCCTCACCATCATGGTCATCAGGACGGCATGGATGCATGCATGATGATGACGGACAGCAGGACATGATGGCATCCATCATCCGCCCATCGAGCCCACTGTGTGCCGCGATGGAGATGGGAACGAGGAGCGAGCGGCCGCCGTTTCGTGGCACCTTTTGTTGGGCCGTGCTTTGTTGACGCTGTCAGCGTTTTCCCCACTCCGTGACCGTCAAAGATAACGACCGCAGGAAGTTTCCGCTAAATATTTTTTTGGCCCTTTTTatagattatatattttatatcctTAATTTCAGTTTTCTTCCAATGAAATATCTCTGATTTTAGAAAGAAAATTAAGCATTTATTAGTATCATACCCTAAATATTTGATCGACAATGGATGAATTATAGCAGAATATTTGAGATGTTGCATGAATCCAATGATAAATAATCTTAGGATTCTCCATAATTAATTTTGCAAATCTTTTATGGTCACGTTATTGGCAGAGAGTAGAAAAGTCGAATCACAAGATTTTATTCCATTGTGTCTTTTTGTTTTTAATGGCCAATAAACGCATTGACTAATATTGAGATTAATTGACTGCATTGAGAATTCCTAAGTCTTAGGATTGATTGGTGTGCTCAACAATCTAAGCATTAGAGTCAAACCAAACCCACTGGGATCTCAAAGTCAAATTGTGGTGCTGCTGCCTTATTTGGGATGGGTTTGACTGCCTACTATGTGATTCTCAGAGAAATAGAACACCATGACCATcttaaaattatttcttttctctATAGACACATGCAATTGGGCTCCAAAAGGGGGCCCATGGGCCAAACTTGTTGCTGATGATGTCacatatttttcttttaatcttataaatctctttattcttcttttcttctttctcatTGTATTGTCGTTTGTTTTCATTACGAGATCTTATTACCATTTTTGCTCCTAATATAGCTTGTTCTTCCTCACTCATTCCCCAACGTTGTCGTTGTCACTTGTTTTAAACACCATCCTATGCCCAACTTTGTTTCTTGCATCTCGAGGGTGAATGGTGTCACACAAAAACGATGAGACCTCGTGATAGAGCGGAGGTGACGAGATGAAGAGAAAAGACAAAAGCATTTatgagattataaaaaaaaatatataccatataagaaaaataaaatcaaggACACTTTTTGTTCGAGGAATATCCATTGTCACTCTAAATAGGACATACAAAGGCCATTTATTTCACCCAAGTAGATCATTGGGATCTCCATGAACAGAATTGAACTCACCAATCCTTTAGGTTGATTAATTCTTCCGAATTATTAGACAATCTCTTATTTTCATCCCAATCACCTTTTAGATTCAAAGAGGTTGTAAAGCCACAGTTGACTATCAAAGAGGAGGGTGCAGAACTCACATAAATTAGTACCAGAATTAGCATTTTCTTTGCTTGATCGAAGCTTGAGATCATAAACCAAAACCAGTAGTGGAGGTGTACCAATGATCCAGAAATATGAACACACACACCCCAGCTATGAAGACCATCGCTTCCTTTTCTACCTATCACCTTTTGAATTCGAAAAGGTGGTTGTGCGGCCACAGTTGACTATCATAGATTGCGCATCTCACATAAATTAGTACCACAAGGTAGGCCAGatgcatcatcttcttctttgccTGATTGAAGCTTGAGATCCTAAACCAGCATCGATCAGTGGAAGTGTACCAACACTTGCAGGAATACATGTGAGCACTTCCTTCGACCTTCTTGCTGAGGAATTCCGTGTGGGCTCTGTGGACACGCTTTTGGTGTACCAAATCTCTCCTCCACAAGTCAAATCTTGGAGACTATAAAGCCATCGCCTTGGCCTGCTCACTCATTGCTATCATAGACATGGCTTCCTTTCTCtacttgctcttcttcttcttcttcttcttcttcttctctcccttctTGTCGTGCTCAATGGCCTCTTCCCCATCTCCATCTCCGTCGAGCTTGATCCAAAGCACCTGCAGCTTGACATCCAACTACGACTTCTGCGTGGCGACGCTGCAATCCGACCCGCACAGCCTGAAAGCCAACGACGTCAGGTCTCTATCCACCATCGCCGTCACGATGGCTTCCGCCACGGCGAAGAGCACTTCGAGGTACGCCACCGCCCAGGCCAAGAACGCGACGGAGGCTGCGGCCGCCCGGTCGGGGTTCCGGACCTGCGCCGAGAAGTACAGGTACGCCGGGGAGGCGCTGCGGTCGGCGCTGGACTCGCTGGCCGGGGAGAACTACGACTACGCGTACGTGCACGTGAGCGCGGCGCAGGAGTACGCGAGCGCGTGCGGCAGGCTGTACCAGAGGAGCTCCGGCGTGGCGTACCCGGACGCCATGGCCGAGAGGGAGGAGGACCTCAAGCGCTTGTGCGGCACTGCCATGGACATCATCTCTCAGCTCGGTTGATATGATGATGGCACAGCGACCCATGGTCCGTGACGAGGTCGCGATAGCAATTCTGTTGATTCAATCTTCTTTTGTGTCAGTGGTGAAAGCTGTTCTCTCGTGTCCTTCAATGGTGACAGTGTGGCTGTGTTTGACTTTGTGCACCATGCACGAATTGTAATGGCCATTATATTAATAAGACTAAACGGAGGGCGCCTTTTGACTTCACATCTCTGCTCTTCGAGGAGCCAACATATGGGGAGGATGATGATGACGGTGATGAAGACTGATGAGGCTTAGTCTTCCTCCTAAGCCCCGTGCGTTCGTCTTGTACTTTGAGCTCGACGATGCTTCAGATGAAGCACGAGCTTGGCTCCCTTCCCTGTTTAACCCATACCTTACGAAGGACAGAGATTGGATTTAGCAGGAAAGCTATCTCGTAGACAGATGACGAGCTTGCAGATGATACGGTGTTCGTCGTCACCGGACGCATGTCTTGATGTACGTGGGTGCAGATTTTGGGTACCGATGTGGCGGGTATCGTTTAATATTAATCAGGTCGGGTGGGGCCGCCGAAGATGCCCAAAAAAGACACGTAAGGCGCTTAATAATGTATGAGTCGGAAAGAAAGAGAGGGTTCGCGCGACGGAGGGAGTGCGGAGGAGAGAAGGGGCGGTGGGAACCCTAAATCTTCGTCGCGGCGATAAGAGGTCGGTATCTTTCGTAATCTGTTCCTTCTCGTCGGAGGGGCAGAAGGGAGGTTCGCGCAATCTGAAGGAGATCTCCTTTTCTCCTGAATCTTAGCTGTTGTGGAAATCTGGGAAACCTAAAGGGTCGTTCTTCTTCTCCTGAATCTTAGTTATTGTGGAGATCTCTTGGTTCCTCTATCAGGTTTGTTAAGGAGTAATGCAAAGGGAGGGAAAGAATTAGTGTTTGGGTGATTGGTTGAACAATCGACGTGCAAGACACGGAGGGAAAGAGGGAGGGAACATAATCTGAAGTGATAAATCGTCTTCTTTCTCGATTGCGGTAGGAAAGGAGTGCTATTATATTAGTTACTGTGGTGGATCTCTGTTTTCATTGATTAAATCAATAAAGGAGTAATTTGCATGGGAGGGAAAAAGATtatctttgtctgattcttcgagcAATTGGCAACGCAGGATATCTTGAAAATTTAGGTTGGTCTTATTTGATCAATAGGATGATATTATCCATTTTAGATTCAAGACATATTGGAGAtataggtctctctctctctctctctctctctctctctctgcttttcTTAAGTTGTGTGGATAATTTTAATTGATTAATTTTATAACTTTATGGATGCGCTGACTGATTAGTTTTGTTGGATCTGGAAATTTCTTTTCAACTTGATTTGATTTTCTGAGGGAGCAGATCATCAATCTTTTGGTATTCGATGCCATAAAAAGAAGACCTAAACACTTTTACAGATAGGTTTTATTTAATATGGTCGTGTTAGATTTCCCATTTGCTTTAGTCTCCTTTTATGGACTTTTAGGTGTATGTTTGTTCATCTTTTTGGCTCTTTCAAGAACATACTGGTACAATATATGGTTTTATGCTGATTCTTCTAAGTACGAAGTAAAAGAATTTGTTGAACGTGGTCAATTGGAATTATGGATTGTGTTCCTTTGTCGTGGGTCATGGTTGTTAATGATtggaaataagagaaagaaagctgAAATGGTGACTAAAATTTGGTGGGATCATGGACAGTGATGTACAAGTAAGTTGGCATGGAAAATGTGCTCTGCATGTTTGGGGAGACCTCTCTTATGACATCCAAATTtggtttcttttctcttttctggAAGGAGAGTGTTGGTGGTTCTTTTCGGACTTACGGAGATGTCTATCAATGCATGGTTTTGTGGTGCACAGGGAGGAAGGTGTTGTTGTCGTTGGTGGCAGtggtggtagtggtggtggtTTGTGTTGTGCTGGTGTAGATCGACTGCAACCATTGGCATAGAGGAAACACGTCTGAAGATGAGCGAAAGCAGCCGTAGTCCTCCGAGGGATCGCAAGATGCGAACAGAGCGAGTCTCATATCGTGATGCACCATATAGGAGGGACTTCCGCCGTGGCTCAAGGTTTCTGATTGCTCAATCTTTCAGTTTTATGCTACATGCTTACTAGAGTGGTACATACTGTTCCATAGTGACAGATAAGCTGATCATTATCATGGACAAGGAGCTTTTTGTTCTCTGCAAAAGGACTGCATCTTTTCAATTTAGAACTTagtatgctgaatgtgtatatatTATTGTTGCATATAATAAATGGGCCAGGGACATCCCTTAGATTTTTTTGACCAAAGATGCCTAATTCCACAATTTGCTTCATCCTTCTGTGATCACCAGTAATGAGTAATTCCTTGTATTGGTGGACTGTATAGATTATTAAAGTGCATACGTTATACTTGTATGATCGTCGTGATGGTTTACATGTGTATGTAAAATACCAATGCGATCTTTTTCTTGTTGGTTA
This Musa acuminata AAA Group cultivar baxijiao chromosome BXJ1-2, Cavendish_Baxijiao_AAA, whole genome shotgun sequence DNA region includes the following protein-coding sequences:
- the LOC135612138 gene encoding pectinesterase inhibitor 28-like — protein: MASSPSPSPSSLIQSTCSLTSNYDFCVATLQSDPHSLKANDVRSLSTIAVTMASATAKSTSRYATAQAKNATEAAAARSGFRTCAEKYRYAGEALRSALDSLAGENYDYAYVHVSAAQEYASACGRLYQRSSGVAYPDAMAEREEDLKRLCGTAMDIISQLG